The Akkermansia muciniphila genome includes the window TTTAACAAATGGGCCAGCAGGGGTGAAGAGGGGCTTTCCAGCAGGTTCATGCAGGCGGAGCCGTGCCCGGTTTTCAGGATGAAATCCGCCATGCCTTTCCGGAGGGCTTGCCGCAGCTGTTTTTCCGGCGCGGGCAGGGAAAAGGCCTGGTGCGCGGGGGGTGAGGGAGAGATAACGGCGGAATCCCGCTCAAAGAGGCGCAGCCTGCCGAGGAAGCTTCCGCCGCCGGACCAGGCGGAAGACGCGCCGGGAAGCAGGAAGGGGCCCTCCGCCCCGGCCAGGCGTGAGGTGAACACGGGCAGTCCCGTTGCCTGTGCCAGACGGCGTTCTTCCTGTTCCTCCCGTTCCAGCAGCCCTTCACGCCACGCGCCGGAAGGCGTACGTAGCAGCAGGCAGGGGGCGGGAGAGGAGGATGCCCAGGGAAGAACGGAAAATCCGGCCTCCCCCGTGTTCTGGAAGACGCCGGAGACGGGGACGGAGCCCGCGCAAAATGCTGAATGGGGAATAACGGCTTCCTGCGGAAAGGAACGGCCGTTCCAGAGCAGGTGGAAGCGGAGGCCTTCCGCGTCCGCGGCGCCCAGCAGCAGCGGAACTTCCGTGATCTCCCTTGCCAGATAGGCCAGGGCCGCCCGGTGCTGGGACCGGAAGCCGCCGCGCAGGGCCAGTTCCCCGGTGTGCATGCCGCTGAGGGCCAGAGGCGGGCAGAGTACCAGCTCCGCCCCTCCGTCCAGGCAGGAACGGTACAGTTCCACGATGGTTCTGAGGTTCCGGGGGAAGTTGCCGGGAATGGTTTCCGGCTGGATCAGTCCTGTCTTCAGCATGTGCCGGCAGGTTAGACCATTCCGGGGAGCCGGGCAAGCCGGGATGCGCGGGGCCTTCCCCGGACTGTTCCTGCAGAGTTTTTTATCGCAAGGAGCTTGTCATTCATGGTCTCCATGGTATGATCTGCCCCGATTGCGCGCCGTCCGCTCTCGGGCGCATCAATCCGGAACTACTTATGAGGAAACAGTCAACACAGGGGCAGGAATCCTCCATGCAGCGCGCCGTGGCTCTGTGGCGCGAATATCTTCTCCCTTATAAAGGCACGCTGGTGTGGGCTGTGATAGGCGGCATGGTGGCCGCTGTCGCCAGCGGCTTTGGGGTTCCGGTGATTTTACAGGAAATGTTCCCCGTGATCTTTGACGGGAAGCCGCTTCCCCCGTGGGCGGAACGCGTCCTCCTGTGGTATGTGGAGCCGGAAAACCTGCCCTGGGTCACGGTATGGGCCACGGCGGCCATGCTGCCGCTGGTGGTGGTGGTCAAGGGCGTGTCTTCCTTCATCAATGTCTATTTGCTCTCCAAGATAGGGCTGGGTGTTCTGGAGACGCTGCGGCTCAAGGTGTACCGTAAATACCAGGATTTATCCCTGGCCTTTCATGACCGCCAGCAGAAGGGCGACCTGCTGAGCCGCCTGATGCAGGATACCCAGTTCCTCCAGGGAGGGCTGGTGCAGATTGCCAATGACCTGATTATCCAGCCCCTGACTCTTCTGGCGGCGCTGGGCTTCCTGATTTACCGGGCCTCCGTGAGCCAGCAATTCCTGATTCTGCTGGCGAACATGCTGCTGGTGGGCGTCTGCGTGATCCCCATCCGCTACATCGGCAAGAAAATGCTGGCCCGCGCGCGGGTGGTCCAGTCCAGCCAGGGTGATCTCTCCTCCACGCTTCAGGAAAATTTCTCCTCCCAGCGGGACATCCGCGCCTTTGAACTGGAACAGCAGCAGATCGGGTTGTTCAGGAGCAGGATTCACCGCTATATCCAGGCTTCCATCAGCGCGGTCAGGTGGCAGAGCCTGCTGACTCCCCTCATTGAATTCGTCAGTGCCATCGCCATGGGCGCCACCCTGTTTGTCGGCAATATGAACGGCATGAACATGGGGGACTTCGCCGCGCTGGCTACGGCCATGTACCTTTGCTATGAACCGGTCAAAAAACTGGGGGCCGTCCACAACAAGGCGGAAACGCTGAACGCCGGACTGGAACGCATCAACCATGTGCTGGACGCTCCGGACGACGTTCCGGAACCGGAAAACCCGAAGAGCCCGGAGGAATGGAAGGGGGAAGTGGAGTTCAGCAACGTGTGCTTCGGCTACCAGGCGGACGCCCCTGTCATGAAGAACATAGACATCCGCATTCCGGCGGGGCAGGTGGTGGCTTTGGTAGGTCCCAGCGGCGCCGGAAAAACGACGTTCATCAATCTTTTGTGCCGCTTTTACGACGTGCTCTCCGGGAGCGTGAAGGTGGACGGCATTGACGTGCGGGAGATGGGCAAAAAGGACCTGCTTTCCCACATCGCGCTGGTTTCCCAGTTCCCCGTGCTGTTCCGCGGGTCCGTGGCGGACAACATCCGCATAGGCCGTCCGGAGGCTTCCGACGCGGAGGTGGAGGAAGCCGGGCGCATGTCCGCCGTGGACAGCTTCATCAATGAAACAGGGGAAGGGTATGCCCGCATGATCGGTGAAATGGGGGAAGGGCTTTCCGGCGGACAGAGGCAGCGCGTTTCCCTGGCGAGGGCCTTTCTGAAAAACGCCCCCATCCTGGTGCTGGATGAAGCCACGGCTTCCCTGGACATGAAGAGCGAGGAACTTATCCAGAAGGAAATTGAAAAACTGGCTTCCGGCCGCACGGCCTTCATCATTGCCCACCGGTTCAGCACCATCCGCATGGCGGACCGCATTCTGGTGCTGGAAAAGGGAAGCATCATTGCGGATGGAACGCATGAGGAGCTCATGGTCTCCTCCCCCCTGTACAGGGAACTTTACAACAAGCAGCAGATGGTTGCGGAAGAGGAAGGAGGCGCTTCATGTTAAGACAATTCTTGGAATACGCGCGGTATTTGAAGCCCGTGATGAAGCTGTTCATCGCCGCGCTGGCCGCCGGGGCCCTGGCAGCCGCCGCCAGCGGGTTCGGCTTTCCGCTGATGATCGCCAAGGTATTTCCGGTGGTCTTTGACAATACCCAGATTCCTCCGGAGTTTCAGGACTTCCTGGCCCGCATGGTGGACCCGGAGCACATGCACATCGCCATCCTCGTGTCCGTCTGCTCCCTGCTGCCCCTGGTTTTCGCCATCCGGGGCATTGGCACGTTCTTCAACGTTTACTGGATCAGCATCGTCAGCATGAAGGTGCTGGAGGAAATCAGGCTGGACGCCTTTTCCAAGCTGCAAACGCTCCCCCTCTCCTTCATTGACCGCCAGAAGAGGGGGGACCTGATCAGCCGCCTCATCAATGACGCCGCCAACGTGCAGGGGGGCCTCGTGGTAGCGGCCAATGACATCATCAAGCAGCCGCTTACCCTGCTGACCGCTCTGGCATTCCTTGTATACAAGGTTTTTGTGGACCCGAATACGGCGGTGGTCCTGATGAATCTGGGGCTGATTGTCCTGGCGGTGTGGCCCATCCGCTTCTTTGGCCGCCGCGTGATGAAGAAGGCCAAGCAGGCGCAGGACGAGCTGGGCAATATCACGGCCGCCGCGCAGGAAAACCTGGCGTCCCAGCGTGAAATCCGTTCCTACGGCATGCAGGAGCAGCAGGTGGGCCTCTTCCTGGGACTCATCCAGCGGTTCTTCCGGATCAACCTGAGAACGGTGAAGTACAGGCACTTCCTGGTGCCGGTGCTGGAAATGGTGACGGCGCTCGGTCTGGGCATCCTGCTGGTGAGGGGACATGAAATGGGCATTACCAAGGCTGATTTCACGGCTCTGGCTGCGGCCCTGTTCATGTGTTACGACCCCCTCAAGCGCCTGGGCGTGACGCTGACCAACCTGAAAAGCGCGCATGCCTCCCTGGAGCGCATCAACTACCTGCTGAAGGAGCCGGACACCATGCCGGAGGCCGCAGACCCCGTTCCGCTGGGGCGCGCCACCGGACAGCTGGACTATGACGGCGTTTCCTTCTCCTATGACGGCGCGCGCAAGGTGCTGGACGGCATTGACGTTCATATCCGCCCCGGGGAAGTGGTGGGCCTGGTTGGACCCAGCGGCGCCGGAAAGACCACGTTCGCCAGTCTTCTGCCCAGGTTTTACGATGTAAGCTCCGGCGCCCTGCGCCTGGACGGCGTGGATGTGAGGGACGCTTCCCTGCACGATGTGCGCAAGAACATCGCCTTCGTCTCCCAGCATCCCGTGCTGTTCCACGGCACCATCATGGAAAATATCCGGATGGGGCGGCAGGACGCCACGGATGAGGAAGTGATGGAGGCGGCCCGCGCCGCCGCCGCGGACGGCTTTATCATGGGCATGCCGGACGGCTACCAGACCATGCTTGGCGACGGAGGCAGCGGCTTGTCCGGAGGCCAGCGCCAGCGCGTGGCGATTGCCCGCGCCTTCCTGAAAGACGCCCCCATCCTGATTCTGGATGAGGCTACCGCCTCCCTGGACGCGGAGAGCGAGGCCCAGATCCAGCATGAGCTGGACCGGCTGGTGGAAGGGAGGACGGCCCTCATTGTAGCACACCGCTTCAGTTCCATCCGCGTGGCGACGCGCATCCTGGTGTTTGAGGGAGGCCGCATCGTCGGGGACGGCACCCATGCGGAGCTTTACGCCTCCTGCCCGCTGTACCGGGAATTGTATGACCGCCAGTCCCTCTAAACCGGGGAGGGGCCGGGAGCGGAAGACTTTTTCCTGTGCCCGGATTTGGGCCCGCATGGCGATTTTTTCTCTGGCCATGATGGAAAGAGCTATTGTCAAACAAGAGCCATGATGTACTATTCCGCCAGCATGAATACACTGGATGAATCCCTGACGAATGCCGTTAAAGAGGGGAAGCTTTTGGAGTCTTCCCTGACCAATATCCGCCTTCTGCTGGCCGGAACCAAATCCCCCATTGCGCGGGAGGCTGTAGAAGAACTGGCTTCCGCCGGGGACTGGGAGGAATTGAATGACCGTTTTTACAAGACCCTGGCTTTCGGCACGGGAGGGTTGCGGGGCCGCACCATCGGCAATATCGTGACGAAGGCGGAGGAAGGAAACGGCGGCGTGAACGGGCGCCCGGAATACCCCTGCGTGGGCACCGCCTGCATGAACTACTTCAATGTGGGGCGCGCCATGCGCGGCCTGATCATTTATGTGAAGAAGCATGTGGAAGCCACGGACCCGGGCAGGAAGCCCCGGCTGGTCATTGGCCATGACACGCGCCACTTCTCCCGTGACTTCGCCGAATTCTGCGCGAAAATCGGCACGGACCTGGGCTGTGACATTTACCTGTTCGACAGTCCCCGGGCCACTCCGGAAGTTTCCTTTGCCATCCGTGAGCTGAACGCAGACTCCGGCGTGGTGCTTACCGCCAGCCACAACCCCTCCCATGACAACGGTTTCAAGGCCTACTTCAGTGACGGCGCCCAGCTTGTGCCTCCGCATGACAAGGCCGTGATTGAGGAAGTGAACTCCCTGACCTCTGAAGAATATGAACCCCTGCCGGAAGACCGGCGCGGCGCCCTCCACGTGCTGGACGCCTCCTTTGACCGCGTGTACATGGACCGCCTGAAAAGCGTGCTGCTCCGTCCGGAACTCTTCAGCAAGGGCGGCGCCAAAATCGTTTACTCCAACCTGCACGGCACGGGCGGCCACATCATCGTGCCCCTGCTGAAGGAACTGGGCTGCAATGTGCAGACCGTGGCGGCGCAGGACGTCCAGGATGGCCGCTTCCCGACGGTGGCCTCCCCCAATCCGGAAAATCCGCCGGCCCTGGCTCTGGCCATTGAGCAGGCGGACGCCTCCGGCGCGGACATCGTCATTGCCACGGACCCGGACGCGGACCGCATGGGCGTGGCCGTGCGCGGGGAAGACGGAAAAATGCACCTGCTGACCGGCAACCAGATCGGCTCCCTGCTGGCGTGGTACCGCTGCATGAGCATGTCTGACCTGGGCATCATCAATGACTCCAACCGTTCCCGCGCCGTGATGGTGAAAACCTTTGTGACGACGGGCCTTCAGGACGCCATCGGCCACCACTTCGGCTATGAAGTGGTCAACGTGCTCACGGGCTTCAAGTACATTGCCCAGAAGCTCGGCAAATATGAGGAAGCCATTCCGGCGGAAAAACGGAGAGACTACCGGAAGATGAGTGAGGAGCAGACGCGCGCCCTGCGCCTGGAATACAGCCGTTACTTCGTCTTCGGCGGGGAGGAAAGCTACGGCTATTTGGCCCAGGACTTCGTGCGCGACAAGGATGCCAACTCCGCCGCCATCATCTTTGCGGAGCTGGCCGCCTATGCGGAAAGCGTCGGCAAGAGCCTGCTGGAATTGCTGCATGAACTCTTTGAAAAATTCGGCGTGTACCTGGAAATGGGCAAGTCCCTGGTCATGGAAGGCGCGGACGGCGCGGCAAAAATCGCCGCCCTGTCCGCCTCCTACTCCTCCAATCCCCCCACGGAACTGGACGGGGTGGCCGTCAGCGGCATCCGGGACTTCTCCAAGGGTGACATGGTGGATGCGGAAGGGGACCCGATCCCCGCGGAAAAGATGATCTTTGTGGATCTGGCGGACGGACGCAGCTTTGCGGTGCGCCCCTCCGGAACGGAACCCAAGATCAAATACTACCTCTTTGGCCACGGGAAGCCGGGCGTTCCCGTGAAGGAAGCACTGCCGGCCGTCCAGGCCTCCCTGGACTCCCTGTGGGCTGCTGTTGAGAAGGATGCCCGCGCCCGTTCCAACGGCTAAATGTTGTTGATTTTTTCCCCCGTCTACCATGTAATGTGGACGGGGGAAATTTATTTTCTTGCCAAGGAAGCAGGAATTCCGCAGTTTATAGTTCTTATGACATTTGCGGTCCACAAAACTCTCTCCGTGGCCGGTGCCCTTTTGGCCGGCCTTCTTCTCTCCTCCTGCTCCTCCACCTCCCAACAAGTCGAAGCTCCGGCACGGCTTCCCGCCTACCACTTTGTGCCGGGAAAAACGGCCGTGCTGCACAACGGGAAGGCCATTCCCCCCAGGAATGCCCCCGCACAGGTAAAGCGCGCCATTGCGGCCGCCAATTCCCTGGTCAACAAGCCCTACCGCCTGGGCGGCGGCCACAGGAAGCACTATGATTCCCATTATGACTGCTCCGGCAGCACCTCCTTTGTGCTGAAGGAAGCCGGACTGCTCACCTCCACCCGCCATTCCAAGCTGTTCCTGAACTACGGGCAGAAAGGCGCCGGGGACTGGATCTCCGTCTATGCCAAGAACGGGCATGTCTTCATGGTCATCTGCGGCCTCCGGTTTGACACCACCGGAAGCGGCCGCCGTGGCGAAGGCCCCCGCTGGAGGGTGGACGGCCGCAATGCCCGGAACTTCCTGGTGCGCCACCCCACGGGTCTCTGATCCGGGCCTGCGCAACGGAAAACCGCGTTTTTTGCGTATGTTCGCGCAGGCTTTCTTGAACAATGGAAAGTAATGTGCTATCAGGTGCCAGGACGTTGATAGTTCCTTGACTTTCATGGCTAAGACAAAAATTCACGTAGGGCTTGAGATAGGGACAAGCAAGACTTGCATGGTCGTGGGCGAAGTAAAGCCTGACGCGACCGTGACGATCATCGGCGTGGGTGAAGTTCCTAGCGAGGGCGTGGTCCGCGGCGAGATTGAAGACACTTCCAAGGTCATCCAGTGCATTTACGATGCCTGGAATATGGCCCAGGACCATGCGGACGTGGACATCATGACCGTCTACCTGTCCGTGACCGGAGCCCACATCGTGGGGCAGAACAACCGCGGCACCTTCCGCCTGCCTCCGGATGAAAGCATCATCTCCCAGGAGCACATGGATGAGGTGACGGAAATCGCCCGTGACATTGCGCTGGGACCGGAACAATTCGTCCTGCACCGCGTGCCGGGTCTCTTCTCCGTGGACGGTCAGGAAAACCTGACCAACCCCGCCGGGCTGACCGGCAGGACGCTGGATATAGACTGCCACATCATCCACGGCATCAAATCCCGCATCACCAACTCCTTCCGCTGCGTGCGGGAAGTGCCCCTGGACATTGCGGATGTGGTCTTCGCCCCCATCGCCACGGCCCAGTTCGTGCTCAACAGGCAGGTCAAGCAGGCGGGCGCCCTCCTCATTGACATGGGGGCGGGCACCACGGACTACGTCCTTTACCTGGACGGCCAGCTGGTGGCCTCCGGCTGCGTGCCCCTGGGCGGCGACCATATTTCCAATGACATCACGCTGATGACCGGCATACCGCTGGCGCAGGCGGAACTGCTCAAAAAGACGGAGGGGGACGCCAACAGCTTTTCCGGAAAGACCAATGAAATGGTGCGCGTGCGCGGGGAAGGGAATATGAAGGACGCCGCCATTGAGCGCAACGTGCTGAATGAAATCATCCGTTCCCGCCTGCTGGAAATCTTCAACCTGGTCAAATCCTCCCTGCCTAAGGACACCTTCAAGGGCAACCGCTGCCACGGCGTTTACCTGTGCGGGGGCGCCAGCCTGATGCGCGGCGTGGGGGAACTGGCCTCCCACGTGTTTGGCGTGGCGATCAGCCGCCCCACGCTGGTCAAAAACGGAGCGCCTTCCTACCTGGATGACCCGCGTTACTGCACGGCCATCGGCCTGATACGGTACGCCCAGATTCTGGATGCCGAGCTGCCGCAGCAGCGGAGC containing:
- a CDS encoding phospho-sugar mutase; this encodes MMYYSASMNTLDESLTNAVKEGKLLESSLTNIRLLLAGTKSPIAREAVEELASAGDWEELNDRFYKTLAFGTGGLRGRTIGNIVTKAEEGNGGVNGRPEYPCVGTACMNYFNVGRAMRGLIIYVKKHVEATDPGRKPRLVIGHDTRHFSRDFAEFCAKIGTDLGCDIYLFDSPRATPEVSFAIRELNADSGVVLTASHNPSHDNGFKAYFSDGAQLVPPHDKAVIEEVNSLTSEEYEPLPEDRRGALHVLDASFDRVYMDRLKSVLLRPELFSKGGAKIVYSNLHGTGGHIIVPLLKELGCNVQTVAAQDVQDGRFPTVASPNPENPPALALAIEQADASGADIVIATDPDADRMGVAVRGEDGKMHLLTGNQIGSLLAWYRCMSMSDLGIINDSNRSRAVMVKTFVTTGLQDAIGHHFGYEVVNVLTGFKYIAQKLGKYEEAIPAEKRRDYRKMSEEQTRALRLEYSRYFVFGGEESYGYLAQDFVRDKDANSAAIIFAELAAYAESVGKSLLELLHELFEKFGVYLEMGKSLVMEGADGAAKIAALSASYSSNPPTELDGVAVSGIRDFSKGDMVDAEGDPIPAEKMIFVDLADGRSFAVRPSGTEPKIKYYLFGHGKPGVPVKEALPAVQASLDSLWAAVEKDARARSNG
- a CDS encoding ABC transporter ATP-binding protein; amino-acid sequence: MRKQSTQGQESSMQRAVALWREYLLPYKGTLVWAVIGGMVAAVASGFGVPVILQEMFPVIFDGKPLPPWAERVLLWYVEPENLPWVTVWATAAMLPLVVVVKGVSSFINVYLLSKIGLGVLETLRLKVYRKYQDLSLAFHDRQQKGDLLSRLMQDTQFLQGGLVQIANDLIIQPLTLLAALGFLIYRASVSQQFLILLANMLLVGVCVIPIRYIGKKMLARARVVQSSQGDLSSTLQENFSSQRDIRAFELEQQQIGLFRSRIHRYIQASISAVRWQSLLTPLIEFVSAIAMGATLFVGNMNGMNMGDFAALATAMYLCYEPVKKLGAVHNKAETLNAGLERINHVLDAPDDVPEPENPKSPEEWKGEVEFSNVCFGYQADAPVMKNIDIRIPAGQVVALVGPSGAGKTTFINLLCRFYDVLSGSVKVDGIDVREMGKKDLLSHIALVSQFPVLFRGSVADNIRIGRPEASDAEVEEAGRMSAVDSFINETGEGYARMIGEMGEGLSGGQRQRVSLARAFLKNAPILVLDEATASLDMKSEELIQKEIEKLASGRTAFIIAHRFSTIRMADRILVLEKGSIIADGTHEELMVSSPLYRELYNKQQMVAEEEGGASC
- a CDS encoding ABC transporter ATP-binding protein, producing the protein MLRQFLEYARYLKPVMKLFIAALAAGALAAAASGFGFPLMIAKVFPVVFDNTQIPPEFQDFLARMVDPEHMHIAILVSVCSLLPLVFAIRGIGTFFNVYWISIVSMKVLEEIRLDAFSKLQTLPLSFIDRQKRGDLISRLINDAANVQGGLVVAANDIIKQPLTLLTALAFLVYKVFVDPNTAVVLMNLGLIVLAVWPIRFFGRRVMKKAKQAQDELGNITAAAQENLASQREIRSYGMQEQQVGLFLGLIQRFFRINLRTVKYRHFLVPVLEMVTALGLGILLVRGHEMGITKADFTALAAALFMCYDPLKRLGVTLTNLKSAHASLERINYLLKEPDTMPEAADPVPLGRATGQLDYDGVSFSYDGARKVLDGIDVHIRPGEVVGLVGPSGAGKTTFASLLPRFYDVSSGALRLDGVDVRDASLHDVRKNIAFVSQHPVLFHGTIMENIRMGRQDATDEEVMEAARAAAADGFIMGMPDGYQTMLGDGGSGLSGGQRQRVAIARAFLKDAPILILDEATASLDAESEAQIQHELDRLVEGRTALIVAHRFSSIRVATRILVFEGGRIVGDGTHAELYASCPLYRELYDRQSL
- the ftsA gene encoding cell division protein FtsA, which encodes MAKTKIHVGLEIGTSKTCMVVGEVKPDATVTIIGVGEVPSEGVVRGEIEDTSKVIQCIYDAWNMAQDHADVDIMTVYLSVTGAHIVGQNNRGTFRLPPDESIISQEHMDEVTEIARDIALGPEQFVLHRVPGLFSVDGQENLTNPAGLTGRTLDIDCHIIHGIKSRITNSFRCVREVPLDIADVVFAPIATAQFVLNRQVKQAGALLIDMGAGTTDYVLYLDGQLVASGCVPLGGDHISNDITLMTGIPLAQAELLKKTEGDANSFSGKTNEMVRVRGEGNMKDAAIERNVLNEIIRSRLLEIFNLVKSSLPKDTFKGNRCHGVYLCGGASLMRGVGELASHVFGVAISRPTLVKNGAPSYLDDPRYCTAIGLIRYAQILDAELPQQRSWLGRVLGLFGRKNS
- a CDS encoding peptidoglycan endopeptidase — its product is MAGALLAGLLLSSCSSTSQQVEAPARLPAYHFVPGKTAVLHNGKAIPPRNAPAQVKRAIAAANSLVNKPYRLGGGHRKHYDSHYDCSGSTSFVLKEAGLLTSTRHSKLFLNYGQKGAGDWISVYAKNGHVFMVICGLRFDTTGSGRRGEGPRWRVDGRNARNFLVRHPTGL